One Candidatus Binatia bacterium DNA window includes the following coding sequences:
- the rsmB gene encoding 16S rRNA (cytosine(967)-C(5))-methyltransferase RsmB, with product MARKTAPEVSAREAALEVLLRVEKGAFLDALLGPAVDRLSDRREAALLTRLAYGVETWRARLDWTLAALSSRSPEHFEPAVRGALRLGLFQLLFLDRVPHHAAVDTSVELAKRTSPGGSRVVNAILRRALRDGEAAPPPDDVDAAAHLAIRWSHPEWLVRRWIDERGRAATEALLAANNEAGPSAFRVDLRRASRDDMIASLAERGVVAHASPYARAAVVIEGPVSSVSDVQGLEAQSVASQIVAEIVGPAAGDRTLDLCAAPGGKAAALAESQPDARVIASDRARGGIRHTAARRSGRSGLFVLRADGTHPPFAPNTFDTGLVDAPCSGLGTLRAHPELRWRRDRQDVIRLAALQRRLLDSAAPLIRPGGRLVYATCTTLAEENEDNVADFLAHHPTWTRDDPRDRIGDAATFVGEDLALRTSPDLGGLDGFFAVALRNGGGSV from the coding sequence TTGGCACGTAAGACCGCACCCGAAGTCAGCGCACGAGAAGCCGCGCTCGAGGTTCTGCTCCGGGTGGAGAAGGGCGCGTTTCTCGACGCCCTCCTCGGACCCGCCGTCGACCGCTTGAGCGACCGTCGCGAAGCCGCCTTACTCACGCGACTCGCCTACGGCGTCGAGACCTGGCGCGCGCGACTCGACTGGACGCTCGCCGCCCTCTCCAGCCGGTCTCCGGAACACTTCGAGCCGGCCGTGCGCGGCGCGCTCCGCCTCGGCCTCTTCCAACTCTTGTTCCTCGACCGGGTGCCCCATCACGCTGCGGTCGACACCAGCGTCGAGCTCGCGAAGCGCACGTCACCGGGCGGCTCCCGCGTCGTGAATGCGATTCTGCGGCGTGCACTGCGCGACGGCGAAGCCGCGCCTCCGCCCGACGACGTCGATGCAGCCGCACACCTCGCGATCCGGTGGTCTCATCCCGAATGGCTGGTGCGCCGGTGGATCGACGAACGCGGTCGCGCGGCGACCGAGGCACTCCTTGCCGCGAACAACGAGGCCGGCCCCTCGGCCTTTCGGGTCGATCTCCGTCGCGCTTCGCGCGACGACATGATCGCCTCCTTGGCGGAGCGCGGCGTCGTCGCACACGCGAGCCCGTATGCGCGGGCCGCCGTCGTCATCGAAGGACCCGTTTCTTCCGTCTCGGACGTCCAAGGCCTGGAGGCGCAGAGCGTCGCCTCGCAGATCGTCGCCGAAATTGTCGGACCCGCTGCCGGCGACCGAACTCTCGACCTCTGCGCCGCTCCTGGGGGAAAGGCCGCTGCCCTTGCGGAGAGCCAACCCGATGCCCGCGTCATTGCGTCCGACCGAGCGCGCGGCGGCATTAGGCACACGGCCGCGCGCCGCTCCGGTCGCTCGGGCCTCTTCGTCCTTCGAGCGGACGGTACCCACCCGCCGTTCGCGCCGAACACGTTCGACACCGGCCTCGTCGATGCTCCGTGCTCCGGCCTCGGAACCCTGCGGGCACACCCCGAGCTGCGGTGGCGACGCGACCGGCAGGACGTGATCCGCCTGGCCGCCCTTCAACGCAGGCTCCTCGACTCGGCGGCACCGCTCATCCGGCCCGGCGGCCGACTCGTCTACGCCACGTGCACGACCCTCGCGGAGGAGAACGAGGACAACGTGGCCGACTTTCTCGCGCACCATCCGACGTGGACCCGCGACGATCCCCGCGACCGCATCGGCGACGCCGCGACCTTCGTCGGGGAAGACCTCGCCCTGCGCACGTCCCCCGACCTGGGCGGTCTCGACGGGTTCTTCGCCGTCGCCTTGAGAAACGGCGGTGGCTCGGTATGA
- a CDS encoding GAF domain-containing protein, whose translation MRSSPAGGAPVTADRKARALAELAESNALARGDRAAFIAELTVLVADTLDLERVGVWSFDEDGGRLTCERLWERSRGRATSSQEFTAAECPEYFAAVRSGRSLLIADTEAESVLRFASKHLNGVRALLDAPVRLHGELVGVVCHEHVGGPRIWTREEEQFVRSVCGLVALVIEVEGRASAESSLRDSEQAYGELIESMDDVLYVVENDGRVTSLNSAFERLLGWKREDWIGKHFAAFIHPDDFSLAVEVQTRIFAGESSVALELRFRDSVGGWKVGELRARPRRTGEEITGVIGVARDVTHRNRSESHKQTLLGIAKDVAGNLDLATLFDRALEPTVSALGCDGGIVFRENPETEVSRTIADLGFAPEQSALLRSFEFPRGFPFGGRLARGETVVLRSWDEAPPKLVEQVLEPLGISSLLIAPFYATGQFYGAVAGWSTRPGAFDPAGVALAEAIARLLTSAVGAAELFRFKQEEGRLEAVQARLAEDMISLMDAPVLLERLCRATREALHCDTVHAFLFDEKADDFVPAGHDGHTAMPYDALQAIRIPRGPIGATIEVLEAQGLVHVADDDPSLAPIMSVYGVAEGLLVPLRRGPELHGVLAIGWETSGPNFDSTDERIALRIGRLASLGLANAELVSQLESANTLKSEFVATMSHELRTPLNVILGYSDLLLDGVFGPLNEEQVDTMSRLSRSAENLCQLVNATLDLSRLESSRIHVEPADVAVDQLVREIVEAQVEVPAAVEFRLEQAEDLGFVRTDPGKLKVAVGNLLSNAFKFTDNGSVTLSVDVVRGGIEFCVRDTGPGIPLALQDAVFESFRQGDGSSSRRHGGVGLGLYIVRQLVGVLGGNVMLESPEGEGATFRLWIPAHGAPSRDGEARQVDMFKRPVVTGVSPEEKAALFPNRSES comes from the coding sequence GTGCGGTCTTCGCCGGCAGGCGGTGCGCCTGTGACCGCGGATCGCAAGGCTCGCGCGCTGGCGGAGCTCGCGGAAAGCAATGCGCTCGCCCGTGGAGACCGGGCCGCCTTCATCGCCGAGCTGACCGTCCTCGTAGCCGACACCCTCGATCTCGAGCGCGTCGGTGTCTGGTCCTTCGACGAGGACGGGGGCCGCCTCACGTGCGAACGGTTGTGGGAGCGAAGCCGGGGCCGGGCGACGAGCAGCCAGGAGTTCACGGCAGCCGAGTGCCCGGAGTACTTCGCCGCCGTTCGTTCGGGGCGGTCTCTGCTCATCGCCGACACCGAGGCGGAGTCCGTGCTGAGGTTCGCCTCGAAACATCTCAACGGCGTGCGCGCTTTGTTGGACGCGCCGGTGCGGCTTCACGGTGAGCTCGTCGGGGTCGTTTGCCACGAGCATGTCGGCGGGCCTCGCATCTGGACGAGAGAGGAAGAACAGTTCGTTCGCTCCGTATGCGGCCTGGTGGCTCTCGTCATAGAAGTCGAGGGGCGTGCGAGCGCGGAGTCCTCGCTTCGCGATTCTGAGCAGGCCTACGGTGAGCTCATCGAGAGCATGGACGACGTGCTGTACGTCGTCGAGAACGACGGCCGGGTCACATCACTGAATAGTGCGTTCGAGCGCCTGCTGGGTTGGAAGCGTGAGGATTGGATCGGCAAGCACTTCGCCGCGTTCATCCACCCCGACGATTTCTCGCTTGCCGTCGAAGTGCAGACGAGAATCTTCGCGGGAGAGTCGTCGGTCGCGCTCGAACTTCGGTTTCGAGACAGCGTGGGCGGATGGAAGGTCGGAGAGCTTCGCGCGCGGCCGCGGCGCACGGGCGAAGAGATCACGGGCGTGATCGGTGTCGCTCGGGACGTGACCCATCGCAATCGTTCCGAGTCTCACAAGCAGACGTTGCTCGGGATTGCGAAAGACGTCGCGGGCAATCTGGATCTGGCCACATTGTTCGATCGAGCGCTCGAGCCCACCGTATCCGCCCTTGGCTGTGATGGTGGGATCGTCTTCCGCGAGAATCCGGAAACCGAGGTGAGTCGGACCATCGCAGATCTCGGCTTCGCTCCGGAACAGTCGGCGCTCCTTCGCTCGTTCGAGTTTCCGCGAGGCTTTCCGTTCGGTGGGCGACTCGCCCGCGGTGAGACTGTGGTTCTTCGCAGCTGGGACGAAGCGCCTCCGAAGCTGGTCGAGCAGGTGCTGGAGCCCCTGGGGATCTCGTCGCTCTTGATCGCACCGTTCTATGCCACCGGCCAGTTCTATGGTGCCGTCGCCGGGTGGAGCACACGCCCTGGCGCGTTCGATCCGGCGGGGGTGGCGCTGGCCGAAGCGATTGCTCGACTTCTGACGAGCGCGGTCGGAGCGGCCGAGCTCTTCCGGTTCAAGCAGGAGGAAGGTCGCCTCGAGGCCGTCCAGGCCCGGCTTGCCGAGGACATGATCTCTTTGATGGACGCTCCGGTTCTACTCGAGCGGCTCTGCCGAGCGACCCGTGAGGCCCTGCACTGCGATACCGTGCATGCGTTCCTGTTCGACGAGAAAGCCGACGATTTCGTTCCTGCGGGTCACGACGGTCACACGGCGATGCCGTACGATGCGCTGCAGGCGATTCGGATCCCGCGCGGCCCCATTGGCGCAACGATCGAGGTCCTGGAGGCACAGGGGCTGGTGCACGTCGCCGACGACGACCCGAGTCTTGCTCCGATCATGTCGGTGTACGGCGTCGCTGAGGGGTTGCTGGTCCCGCTCCGGCGAGGCCCCGAACTCCATGGCGTTCTCGCCATCGGTTGGGAAACGTCAGGCCCGAACTTCGATTCGACCGACGAGCGTATCGCCCTCCGCATTGGTCGCCTCGCATCGCTCGGGCTTGCGAACGCAGAGCTCGTCTCGCAACTCGAGAGCGCGAACACGTTGAAGTCGGAGTTCGTTGCGACGATGTCGCATGAGCTGCGGACGCCGCTCAACGTGATTCTCGGGTACTCGGATCTCCTCCTCGACGGCGTGTTCGGCCCCCTGAACGAAGAGCAGGTCGACACGATGAGTCGCCTGTCGCGAAGCGCCGAGAATCTCTGTCAGCTAGTGAACGCGACGCTCGACTTGAGTCGACTCGAGTCGAGCCGGATTCACGTCGAGCCGGCCGACGTCGCGGTGGACCAGCTCGTGCGGGAGATCGTCGAGGCCCAGGTGGAGGTGCCGGCCGCGGTCGAGTTCCGTCTCGAGCAGGCGGAGGACCTCGGCTTCGTTCGAACCGACCCCGGGAAGCTGAAGGTCGCTGTGGGCAATCTGCTGTCCAACGCCTTCAAGTTCACGGATAATGGGAGCGTCACGCTCTCGGTCGACGTGGTCCGCGGCGGAATCGAGTTCTGCGTTCGGGACACGGGTCCGGGAATTCCCTTGGCCCTTCAAGATGCTGTGTTCGAATCCTTCCGGCAGGGTGATGGGTCCTCGTCCCGTCGACACGGCGGCGTCGGGCTCGGGCTCTACATCGTCCGACAGCTGGTCGGGGTGCTCGGCGGGAACGTGATGCTGGAAAGCCCCGAGGGCGAAGGGGCGACGTTCCGGCTCTGGATCCCGGCGCACGGTGCCCCGAGCCGCGATGGTGAGGCCCGGCAGGTCGACATGTTCAAGAGGCCGGTGGTCACCGGTGTCTCCCCCGAGGAGAAGGCCGCTCTGTTTCCGAACCGATCGGAAAGCTGA
- the fmt gene encoding methionyl-tRNA formyltransferase produces MSASSLPALPAAPLRVVFFGTPDLASTVLEALLGRDDHVVGVFTRPDAAKGRGMTMVAPPTKRLATARDIPVAQPRGWKDGSALETFREMKPDLAVVAAYGRLLPQAALDLPRFGCINVHASLLPRWRGADPISRAILAGDDETGITIMQMVLEMDAGAILHQSRLPITSQDTGGELEKKLALEGGQTLCEALDLWREGRLEAREQVLSEVTTAPLVQKSDGRINWSSPAADIERATRALDPWPCATTTREGALLKIWRAAVEDSSAAATGTVLAVDKTGPLIATGTGALRLLDVQAAGKKRMKAADWARGARLEAGQALGT; encoded by the coding sequence TTGAGCGCCTCGTCTCTTCCGGCGCTCCCCGCCGCGCCTCTGCGCGTGGTCTTCTTCGGAACCCCCGATCTCGCTTCAACCGTCCTCGAAGCCCTCCTCGGGCGCGATGACCACGTCGTTGGCGTCTTCACCCGCCCCGACGCCGCCAAGGGACGCGGGATGACGATGGTCGCTCCGCCCACCAAGCGGCTCGCCACGGCGCGCGACATCCCGGTTGCCCAGCCCCGCGGCTGGAAGGACGGCAGCGCCCTCGAAACCTTCCGGGAAATGAAGCCCGACCTGGCCGTCGTGGCCGCCTACGGGCGCCTGCTGCCACAAGCCGCGTTGGACCTGCCCCGCTTCGGCTGCATCAACGTGCACGCGTCGCTCCTCCCCCGATGGCGAGGCGCCGATCCGATCAGCCGCGCCATTCTCGCGGGGGACGACGAGACCGGTATCACGATCATGCAGATGGTCCTCGAGATGGATGCCGGTGCGATCCTCCATCAGTCGCGCCTGCCGATCACGTCGCAGGACACCGGCGGTGAGCTCGAAAAGAAGCTCGCGCTCGAGGGCGGGCAAACGCTCTGCGAGGCCTTGGATCTCTGGCGCGAAGGACGCCTCGAAGCGCGCGAGCAGGTCCTGTCCGAGGTCACGACGGCGCCACTGGTGCAGAAGAGCGACGGGCGTATCAATTGGTCGAGCCCGGCGGCGGACATCGAGCGGGCAACGCGCGCGCTCGATCCGTGGCCCTGCGCCACTACGACGCGCGAAGGAGCCCTCCTGAAAATCTGGCGCGCGGCCGTCGAGGACTCCTCCGCCGCCGCGACCGGTACCGTTCTCGCCGTCGACAAGACGGGTCCGCTCATCGCGACAGGAACCGGCGCACTCCGGCTGCTCGACGTGCAGGCCGCCGGGAAGAAGCGGATGAAGGCGGCGGATTGGGCGCGCGGCGCGCGCCTCGAGGCAGGCCAAGCCCTTGGCACGTAA
- the rpe gene encoding ribulose-phosphate 3-epimerase: protein MTSYVPGTIQIAPSILAADFGQLGDEIKAAEAGGADLIHVDVMDGHFVPNISLGPVVVQGIRPVTKLELDVHLMIESPWEYLEAFAKAGADSITVHVEACPDPADTIGKIHGLGKRAGIVMSPDTPVDAVEPFLDLVERVLVMSVHPGFGGQSFIPEALAKTETLSRWRSERGLAYDIEIDGGIKEANSHEVAEKGAETLVSGSGIFGGDDYGQRISAMRAAAESGLAAR from the coding sequence ATGACCAGCTACGTGCCCGGCACCATTCAGATCGCCCCTTCGATACTCGCGGCCGACTTCGGTCAGCTCGGCGACGAAATCAAAGCAGCGGAGGCCGGTGGAGCCGACCTGATTCACGTCGACGTGATGGACGGCCACTTCGTGCCGAACATTTCGCTCGGTCCGGTCGTCGTCCAGGGCATTCGGCCCGTGACGAAGCTCGAGTTGGACGTCCACCTGATGATCGAGTCGCCCTGGGAGTACTTGGAGGCCTTCGCAAAGGCCGGCGCCGACTCCATCACCGTGCACGTCGAGGCCTGCCCGGATCCGGCCGACACGATCGGCAAGATCCACGGTCTGGGAAAACGCGCCGGGATCGTGATGAGCCCCGACACCCCGGTCGATGCGGTCGAGCCGTTCCTCGACCTCGTCGAGCGCGTCCTCGTGATGAGTGTGCACCCGGGCTTCGGCGGTCAGTCCTTCATCCCCGAAGCTCTCGCGAAGACCGAGACGCTCTCGCGTTGGCGATCTGAACGCGGCCTGGCATACGACATCGAGATCGACGGCGGAATCAAGGAAGCGAACAGCCACGAGGTCGCGGAAAAGGGCGCCGAGACCCTCGTCTCCGGCTCGGGGATCTTTGGCGGGGACGACTACGGCCAGCGCATTTCCGCGATGCGTGCCGCCGCCGAGAGCGGCCTGGCCGCTCGCTGA
- the pilM gene encoding type IV pilus assembly protein PilM, with translation MAWSGRTRKAGRFGGLGTAWSKLTGRGAGSYIALDVGASSVKLLEVRGPGGSPEIVRAGMAPVPEGALQNNTVQDIVAVSEVIRRLVDGLGVTARQVVTAVPGPSVIIKKARLALRPDEDLESLLMIEAVNFIPENIENVSLDYQVLSHEESEAEVLLVAVRKDILSGFTMAITDAGLEPAIVDVDYFALENMYELNYDNGPDDVVALINVGSRYSSINIVKGGVSATTGDVQAGGGAITDALVSSLGLSYDDAERAQWGESMGAEMDLKIRMVLERGVAELADAINQSLRFLWRTASDEPLHSVFVTGGGSRVPGLVESLSARLEAPVEIANPFNRVQINRSLDMVALEEMAPSLGVAVGLGTRRPGDA, from the coding sequence GTGGCTTGGAGCGGAAGAACTCGGAAGGCCGGTAGGTTTGGCGGCCTCGGTACGGCTTGGTCCAAGCTGACCGGGCGCGGTGCAGGCAGCTACATTGCGCTTGACGTCGGCGCGAGCTCGGTGAAACTCCTGGAGGTGCGCGGTCCGGGTGGGAGCCCCGAGATCGTCCGCGCCGGGATGGCGCCAGTGCCGGAGGGGGCGCTGCAGAACAACACCGTCCAGGACATCGTCGCGGTGTCCGAGGTGATTCGTCGCCTCGTCGACGGGTTGGGCGTCACGGCCCGTCAGGTCGTCACGGCAGTGCCGGGTCCTTCGGTAATCATCAAGAAGGCGCGTCTCGCACTTCGGCCGGATGAAGATCTGGAATCACTACTCATGATCGAGGCCGTGAACTTTATCCCGGAGAATATCGAGAACGTCAGCCTCGACTACCAGGTCCTGAGCCACGAAGAGTCTGAGGCCGAGGTGCTGCTCGTTGCCGTTCGTAAGGACATCCTGTCCGGCTTCACGATGGCGATCACGGACGCAGGTCTCGAGCCGGCCATCGTTGACGTCGACTACTTCGCGCTCGAGAACATGTACGAGCTGAACTACGACAATGGCCCCGACGACGTCGTCGCACTGATCAACGTCGGCTCGCGCTACTCGTCGATCAACATCGTAAAGGGTGGCGTCTCAGCGACGACCGGTGACGTTCAGGCCGGCGGCGGAGCAATCACCGACGCTCTCGTTTCGAGTCTCGGTCTCTCTTACGACGATGCGGAGCGGGCGCAGTGGGGCGAGTCGATGGGCGCCGAGATGGATCTGAAGATCCGAATGGTTCTGGAACGCGGCGTCGCGGAGTTGGCTGACGCCATCAATCAGTCGCTCCGCTTTCTTTGGCGTACCGCAAGCGACGAGCCGCTTCACTCGGTGTTCGTCACCGGCGGTGGTTCGCGTGTGCCGGGCTTGGTGGAGAGCCTTTCCGCCCGGCTCGAGGCTCCGGTCGAGATCGCAAATCCCTTCAACCGAGTGCAGATCAACCGTTCTCTGGACATGGTCGCCCTCGAGGAAATGGCCCCATCGCTCGGGGTGGCGGTAGGCCTGGGCACGCGCCGACCGGGTGACGCATGA
- the def gene encoding peptide deformylase, producing the protein MAIRKILTFPDPFLKEEADDVANIDGRIVEAMDDMAQTMYAAPGIGLAAPQIGLNERIVVVDVGDDDEDGERGKELVSIINPEIVEEEGTIVWEEGCLSVIDFRAEVTRANHIWVKGYDRDQKEVSLEAEGLLAVALQHEIDHLDGTLFLDHLSRLKKDMYARRVKKALREGRPIARDEDDEDS; encoded by the coding sequence ATGGCTATTCGTAAGATTCTCACGTTCCCCGATCCCTTCCTGAAGGAAGAGGCCGACGACGTCGCAAACATCGACGGGCGCATCGTCGAAGCCATGGACGACATGGCACAGACGATGTACGCCGCGCCCGGCATCGGGCTCGCCGCACCCCAGATCGGACTCAACGAGCGGATCGTCGTCGTCGACGTCGGCGACGACGATGAGGACGGCGAACGCGGCAAGGAACTCGTCTCGATCATCAACCCCGAGATCGTCGAGGAGGAAGGTACGATCGTGTGGGAGGAAGGATGCCTCTCCGTGATCGACTTCCGAGCCGAAGTCACCCGCGCGAACCACATCTGGGTGAAGGGCTATGACCGGGACCAGAAAGAAGTGTCCCTCGAAGCCGAAGGCCTACTCGCGGTCGCGCTCCAACACGAGATCGACCACCTTGACGGCACGCTCTTCCTCGATCACCTGAGCCGGCTGAAGAAAGACATGTACGCTCGCCGCGTGAAAAAGGCCCTCCGCGAGGGGCGACCGATCGCGCGCGATGAAGACGACGAGGACTCTTGA
- a CDS encoding PilN domain-containing protein — protein MIRVNLVPQDEARRQAARRRDQQAGILVAVLLVGLIGVAEFFTRGDASEVQREADLYQAQLADLTKKYQETVLLERRQSELEAKLKTIDVLERQRRGPVHVLADLGDATPEKLWLTEMREAGGAATLSGRGLDNQTVALFMRNLEDSPYFSNVELVETKQVEDGQAKLKEFAIRSSVIYGGRHPKAEAPAADEKKAEAEEKTAATDAEGASS, from the coding sequence ATGATTCGCGTCAATCTCGTTCCTCAGGATGAGGCCCGTCGGCAGGCGGCTCGGCGGCGCGACCAGCAGGCCGGAATTCTGGTCGCGGTTCTCCTCGTCGGTCTGATCGGGGTGGCCGAGTTTTTCACGCGCGGCGATGCGAGCGAAGTGCAGCGTGAGGCTGATCTCTATCAGGCGCAGCTCGCTGATCTGACCAAGAAGTACCAGGAGACGGTCCTCCTCGAGCGCAGGCAGTCCGAGCTCGAAGCGAAGCTCAAGACGATTGATGTACTCGAGCGTCAGCGTCGGGGGCCGGTGCACGTTCTGGCGGACTTGGGGGATGCGACTCCCGAGAAGCTCTGGCTGACGGAGATGCGTGAGGCCGGTGGCGCCGCTACGTTGTCGGGACGTGGCCTCGACAACCAGACCGTCGCTCTTTTCATGCGGAACCTCGAAGATTCGCCGTACTTCTCCAACGTGGAACTCGTCGAGACCAAACAGGTGGAAGACGGGCAGGCGAAGCTGAAAGAGTTCGCGATTCGCTCGAGCGTGATCTACGGCGGGCGGCATCCGAAGGCGGAGGCGCCCGCTGCGGATGAGAAGAAGGCCGAGGCCGAGGAGAAGACCGCGGCAACGGATGCCGAGGGGGCGTCGTCGTGA
- the priA gene encoding primosomal protein N': MPTADRLVEVALVGASGAPGTFTYGVPEALSPQIVPGSAVEVPLGRRRVSGFVVGENDGPAPKGLKNVAAILPGQPLPPDLIELTGWAARYYQVLPAHLLRAILPPSVRRRTRRQVVPTAAAVPATEPPREPALLPEAAAPAKPKPLTDRILARLPETGLDLGQLRRDFGDGTDAAVRRLAGQGRVTVNDVVIERREEVRALVAENAGTELRRAPRQAAIHEFVLARRPQPVSRAEVELRFPGSGDQVRRLLARGALRPPSEEELKAPQPNATAAVDLNAEQNAALSAIVGGQGRFGTLLLFGVTSSGKTEVYLQAASAVRAAGRSVLLLVPEIGLTPQLIANASRRFPGEIAVLHSALSDTERARTWHDISAGRTPVVIGARSAVFSPLPNLGLIVVDEEHDAAYKQEESPRYHGRDVAVMRGKIADIPVVLASATPSLESYQAALTGRYQLLEMPNRATESALPAVELIDLRDPKNRFPEDRPRQPETEGKTPPPPPPLLSPPLEKALVENYRGGEQSLVFLNRRGFARFIQCEDCGRVEDCPHCSVSLTLHRARGIATCHHCGFTRPPSSTCTDCGAAMAGRSFGTEQVEGALATLLPAARIARLDRDTGGSPEFVQETLAAWRDGELDVLVGTQMIAKGHDAPGVTLIGVILADASLHFPDFRASERTFQLLAQVAGRAGRGAKPGRVLVQTRTPDHPSLVAATRHDFPTFAEGELRLREDLNYPPFGRLARIVLEGDAALVERQADQLADRLRKTVHSMPGLAPGEVQVLGPAPAPIERLRGRYRIQLLLKAAESRRLAQVLRAARPTETKSSTRTIVDIDPISMM; the protein is encoded by the coding sequence ATGCCAACAGCCGATCGCCTCGTCGAGGTCGCCCTCGTGGGCGCCAGCGGCGCCCCGGGAACCTTCACCTACGGGGTTCCGGAGGCCCTCTCACCCCAAATCGTGCCGGGGAGCGCCGTCGAAGTTCCCCTCGGGCGACGGCGCGTCTCGGGATTTGTCGTGGGAGAGAACGACGGACCCGCGCCGAAGGGGCTCAAGAACGTAGCGGCGATCCTCCCGGGCCAGCCGCTCCCGCCGGATCTCATCGAGCTCACCGGATGGGCCGCGCGCTACTACCAGGTCCTACCGGCACACCTCCTACGCGCAATCCTCCCCCCGTCGGTGCGGCGTCGTACCCGGCGACAAGTCGTACCGACAGCGGCGGCGGTGCCCGCCACCGAGCCTCCGCGCGAACCCGCTCTTCTTCCGGAGGCCGCCGCACCGGCGAAGCCCAAACCCCTCACCGATCGAATTCTCGCACGCTTACCCGAAACCGGACTCGATCTCGGGCAGCTCCGTCGTGACTTCGGGGACGGTACGGACGCCGCAGTGCGGAGGCTCGCGGGCCAGGGCCGGGTCACGGTGAACGACGTCGTGATCGAACGGCGCGAAGAAGTACGCGCCTTGGTAGCGGAGAATGCCGGCACGGAGCTCCGCCGAGCTCCGCGGCAGGCGGCGATTCACGAGTTCGTTCTCGCACGACGACCGCAACCGGTCTCGCGGGCGGAGGTCGAACTTCGCTTCCCTGGTTCCGGCGACCAGGTCCGACGTCTCCTCGCACGCGGCGCGCTGCGGCCCCCGTCAGAAGAGGAGCTAAAAGCTCCCCAGCCGAACGCCACCGCAGCCGTCGACCTAAACGCAGAACAGAACGCCGCTCTCAGCGCAATCGTCGGCGGCCAGGGGCGCTTCGGCACCCTCCTTCTCTTCGGCGTGACGTCGAGCGGCAAGACCGAAGTCTACTTGCAAGCCGCGAGCGCGGTGCGCGCGGCCGGACGCAGCGTGCTGCTTCTCGTACCCGAGATCGGCCTCACGCCGCAGTTGATCGCCAATGCGAGCCGCCGGTTCCCCGGCGAAATCGCCGTGCTGCACAGCGCCCTTAGCGACACCGAGCGTGCACGCACGTGGCACGACATCTCCGCCGGACGGACTCCGGTCGTGATCGGTGCCCGGTCCGCCGTTTTCTCACCCCTGCCGAACCTCGGCCTGATCGTCGTCGACGAAGAACACGACGCCGCGTACAAGCAGGAGGAATCGCCCCGCTACCATGGGCGGGACGTCGCCGTGATGCGCGGAAAGATCGCTGACATCCCCGTGGTCCTCGCCTCCGCGACGCCGTCCCTCGAAAGTTACCAGGCCGCCCTCACCGGGCGGTATCAATTGCTCGAGATGCCGAACCGGGCGACGGAGTCGGCGCTCCCCGCCGTCGAGTTGATCGATCTGCGCGATCCGAAGAACCGATTCCCCGAGGATCGTCCGCGACAACCCGAAACCGAAGGTAAGACCCCCCCTCCCCCGCCTCCGCTGCTGTCCCCGCCCCTGGAGAAAGCGCTCGTCGAGAACTACCGCGGGGGCGAGCAGAGCCTCGTGTTCCTGAACCGACGTGGGTTCGCCCGCTTCATCCAATGCGAAGACTGCGGGCGCGTCGAGGACTGTCCACATTGCAGCGTGAGCCTCACGCTCCATCGGGCCCGGGGCATCGCGACGTGCCACCACTGCGGCTTCACGCGTCCACCGAGTTCGACGTGCACCGACTGCGGCGCCGCGATGGCCGGCCGAAGCTTCGGCACCGAGCAGGTCGAGGGCGCACTCGCCACGCTTCTCCCGGCCGCGCGCATCGCGCGTCTCGATCGCGACACGGGAGGCTCGCCCGAGTTCGTGCAGGAAACGCTCGCGGCCTGGCGCGATGGAGAGCTCGACGTACTCGTCGGGACGCAGATGATCGCGAAAGGGCACGATGCGCCGGGTGTGACTCTCATCGGCGTCATCCTGGCCGATGCCTCGCTACACTTCCCGGACTTCCGGGCGAGCGAGCGCACGTTTCAACTCCTGGCTCAGGTCGCGGGACGCGCAGGACGCGGCGCAAAACCCGGACGCGTTCTCGTTCAGACCCGTACCCCGGACCACCCAAGTCTCGTAGCCGCCACACGCCACGACTTCCCGACGTTCGCCGAAGGCGAGCTCCGGTTGCGCGAAGACTTGAACTACCCGCCCTTCGGGCGCCTCGCCCGGATCGTCCTCGAGGGCGATGCCGCCCTCGTCGAACGCCAGGCGGATCAGCTCGCCGACCGGCTGCGCAAGACGGTTCACTCCATGCCCGGACTGGCGCCCGGCGAAGTGCAGGTCCTGGGCCCGGCTCCAGCCCCGATCGAACGCCTTCGAGGCCGGTATCGAATCCAGCTTCTCCTGAAGGCCGCCGAGAGTCGCCGGCTCGCCCAAGTGCTCCGGGCGGCACGCCCGACCGAGACCAAGAGTTCCACCAGAACGATCGTCGACATCGATCCGATCAGCATGATGTGA